One window from the genome of Tachypleus tridentatus isolate NWPU-2018 chromosome 11, ASM421037v1, whole genome shotgun sequence encodes:
- the LOC143231736 gene encoding uncharacterized protein LOC143231736: MQDTFTLASCGTLHLKGNGMRTGWNNAVEKLLFINHTQCECQPINNRPRIRDNPLQPITNNSQFQGHPSEKRSKCQECPVPFYRREYPDGRCSCDCFDRQKPCLRIKRGRDAIADIERRCVLAGYCHIPDCEYGPYDATSGKCPKRPEDYTRKKPHERGHSHHYHRWAFFERD; encoded by the exons ATGCAAGACACGTTTACACTTGCATCTTGTGGC ACTCTACATCTAAAAGGTAATGGAATGCGAACAGGCTGGAACAACGCAGTGgaaaaattactgtttattaatcACACCCAGTGTGAATGTCAACCAATAAACAATCGGCCAAGGATACGAGATAATCCGCTTCAACCAATTACAAACAACAGTCAGTTTCAAGGTCATCCAAGTGAGAAAAGATCAAA GTGTCAGGAATGCCCAGTTCCTTTCTACAGAAGAGAATATCCCGACGGCAGATGCAGTTGTGATTGTTTTGACCGCCAGAAACCGTGTTTAAGAATCAAGAGAGGACGAGACGCCATTGCGGATATAGAGAGAAg GTGTGTATTGGCTGGTTATTGTCACATACCAGATTGTGAATATGGACCTTATGACGCCACCAGTGGAAAGTGTCCAAAACGTCCAGAGGACTACACGAGAAAGAAACCCCACGAACGTGGTCACAGCCACCACTATCACAGATGGGCCTTTTTTGAACGGGATTAG